The DNA sequence agaaaccggaaccggcccttgagggctggttccggttccgggccggtcatcGGGCCGGTACCGGGCCGGTTCcatatggccatgtctaccAATGCATCGAGTCACTCCATCACACCCATCAACTAGTTGGAGTGACAGCATCTACActtaaacttcttaaataatgcGCATAGGATGCAGACATTGATCAAGCGGATTCATAAGCTAGAAAAAAAGGACAAGCAGGTTTGAGAATTTACTCCTATAGATCCCTAAGATATCATCGTTCTCATAAGCCAGATTCGAGTCTCCAGGACAATCCAAAATCATACTGAATAAGGCTTCTTACATTCGAAACGGTACCTCTGTCTTAGTCAAAGAGACTGAAGCCCATATCCTGcaacaaatcaaataaacaagTCAGACATAATGAAGAGTTGACCCCATATTACTTTCTCGTGCATTGCATGCAAGGGCCAGTAGGAAACCGAAAAAATTGTGCTGGATGAACATTTTTGCACTGTTGAAAATCCATTTAGATGATTTGAACCCACCCAATGGAGAAAATTGTTCTTTGGTAGATGAGATTGTGTTGTGACATGTGAATGCAAACATACAGGTGCTCTATGTCGATGCATGTGTCATGTTTTTGTACATACACCGAGTCAGAATCTAGAAATGCAAGAGGCAACCACAAAGAATGCAAAACCCCATTTGAACCAAAATCCCAGACGAAACTTACGTCATCGGACTCTTCCTTCTCCTCCACTTTCTCCTCCTTCTTTGCTTCAGCTGCTGGCGCATCGCCGCCGCCTCCCCCACTAACAGTAGCCGCTGCTACagcaacaccaccaccaccggaagGCACCGACGCCAACTTCTCCCTTCCAGATGCAATCAGTTCAGTGATGTCTTTTCCCTTGACTTCGGACAAGagcaattcgatcctatcatCGTCGGCCTCCGCACCAACTGTGGACCCAAAAAGGCTATCTTTTAGTATAAATTCCAAATTGACATCCATTGAAAAGAAAACTCACTTATGAGCAGCTTCGGTAAAATTGCTCCAACAAATAAAACAGGTCCTGATAAACCCGGGAACCAATTCGATTTACTCTAACAGGTGTTagatttcatttctttcttcttcttcttcttctttccccttTGGTTCCCGAGCTCCATGTCTCTGTTACCTCACCAATTTTTGTCAATGAGAAACGtgtcatgaaaaagaaaacatcatgATGCAGAGCCCTCTCTATGATTTGACCAACCGCATCACAAATTCTGTAAGTGAAGCTTTGGCACGAATGACTTTCCAATTCAGGAGACCACCCGAAGTCCATTAAACATATGAACATGGAAAGGAAACCAAACCTGGGACATATCAAAATTTCACTTTCAAGCAAGTAATGGGAAAATCTAACAGAACAAGCGCTATGCACTTACCAATAACTGGGGTACTTATTGCAGGGACAAAAGACGCCAAATCGCAAAAGAGACAACTTCAGAAACGAGGAACACGAAAAAAACTATCACTAAACAGTCCAAGAAATGGTCCACAAAGGGTTCCAACGTCAAGCCAAccaaagaaaatctttttttgtgttatcaaaagcaaaagaagaaaaatatgagGGATAAAGAAGAAGGGTGCACTACCTGATCCAAGAATGCCCTTCAAGTCATCAGCAGTTGGGGTAGTGTTCCCTCCCAAAGCAGCCAGCAAGTAAGCGGCAATCACCTTCATCTTCTCTGCTCCAACaccaacaaaataataatataatgCTCTCCATGGCAGATTAcagagagacacagagagagagaaccttgaGATAAAGAAGGCTGTTGGTACTGGGTGGAGATGAAGATGCGTTGATCCTCGTTGCTGCTGGTACTGGTTTAGGGTTCTCCTT is a window from the Rhodamnia argentea isolate NSW1041297 chromosome 8, ASM2092103v1, whole genome shotgun sequence genome containing:
- the LOC115735370 gene encoding 60S acidic ribosomal protein P2-1-like, which codes for MKVIAAYLLAALGGNTTPTADDLKGILGSVGAEADDDRIELLLSEVKGKDITELIASGREKLASVPSGGGGVAVAAATVSGGGGGDAPAAEAKKEEKVEEKEESDDDMGFSLFD